Proteins encoded together in one Lathyrus oleraceus cultivar Zhongwan6 chromosome 5, CAAS_Psat_ZW6_1.0, whole genome shotgun sequence window:
- the LOC127083802 gene encoding glutathione S-transferase DHAR3, chloroplastic, whose product MSAVRIQVSACALSATVNHLRYRPNYVVSTSRFNNHFSFRPLRVSMSSVPPSEPLEIAVKASLTTPSKLGDCPFTQRVLLTLEEKHLPYETKLVDLRNKPEWFLEISPEGKVPVINIDGKWVPDSDVITQILEEKYPSPPLVTPPEKATVGSKIFSTFIGFLKSKDPNDGTEQALLDELSIFNDYLKENGPFINGKDISAADLSLGPKLYHLEIVLGHYKKWAVPDSLNFLKSYLKDIFSRESFINTRALPEDVIEGWRPKVEG is encoded by the exons ATGTCCGCTGTCAGAATTCAAGTTTCAGCGTGCGCTCTTTCCGCCACCGTCAACCACCTTCGTTATCGTCCTAACTACGTCGTTTCAACAAGCCGCTTCAACAACCATTTCAGCTTCAGACCCCTCAGAGTTTCAATGTCTTCCGTTCCTCCTTCCGAGCCCTTGGAAATCGCTGTCAAAGCTTCTCTCACCACACCCAGCAAGCTCGGAGACT GCCCTTTTACCCAAAGGGTATTGCTGACATTGGAGGAAAAACATTTACCTTATGAGACGAAATTGGTGGATTTAAGGAACAAACCAGAATG GTTCCTCGAAATCAGCCCCGAAGGTAAAGTTCCTGTAATAAACATTGATGGGAAGTGGGTTCCTGATTCAGATGTAATCACACAAATATTGGAAGAGAAGTATCCTAGCCCACCATTGGTGACTCCACCAGAAAAGGCGACAGT TGGATCAAAGATCTTTTCTACATTTATTGGATTTCTCAAGAGCAAAGATCCCAATGATGGAACAGAACAAGCATTACTGGATGAACTAAGCATCTTCAACGATTACCTCAAGGAAAAT GGTCCTTTTATCAATGGGAAAGACATATCTGCGGCTGATCTGTCACTTGGACCGAAGTTATACCATTTGGAGATTGTTTTAGGGCATTATAAGAAATGGGCAGTACCTGATTCACTTAACTTTTTGAAATCTTACTTGAAG GATATTTTCTCGAGGGAATCATTCATCAACACGCGTGCATTGCCGGAGGATGTCATTGAAGGTTGGCGTCCTAAAGTGGAGGGTTGA